From the genome of Lutzomyia longipalpis isolate SR_M1_2022 chromosome 2, ASM2433408v1, one region includes:
- the LOC129791256 gene encoding uncharacterized protein LOC129791256 produces the protein MLRKSNANLTPKENTPTVACRTETMGDGESNTIMNLIFFDLLCNEPMQSSLKLTTYTANAPRIYGLPKVHKPGVPLRPVVSDIGGPTCELARFLASTLSPLGRCRYNVSNSLEVSRMVTGRILPEGHILASLDVVSLFTNVPIGMLRVEVERRYVEIEESTTLEKSDVMKILDFCIDAGYFVFDGRIFRQLDGVAMGSPLGPIAADIIMQKVLNDVLEMSPLRIDFVIKYVDDLLIAVHSEDKHLLTEAFGSIHDRIKFTIELEQEGKLPYLDLNIHRDRENKLSTSWYTKPSSSQRLLNYNSRHPRYTIVNVARNLIRRSRMLTTNPHENADNQVANILRKNDFPEGVIERLMRQRGRPDTRGTVALADQMEFVHTLTYIRGVSEKLQRKIMRATGIRVAFKPPRKVAEFFSHVKEPVPMDRRCDVVYSIPCKDCQKRYIGTTSQMLKNRLSGHKSDVGPPMRNSRVSSLCIHVAATGHEFDLKATKIIDQHRNHRKRLILEAAHIKKNLSRIVNRREECADINIAYAALLHET, from the exons ATGTTGCGTAAGAGCAATGCAAACCTAACACCCAAAGAAAATACCCCCACTGTTGCTTGCCGTACAGAGACGATGGGTGATGGAGAGAGTAATACCATCATGAACTTGATCTTCTTTGATCTTCTGTGCAACGAACCGATGCAATCATCG CTGAAACTCACCACATACACTGCGAATGCTCCGAGGATATATGGATTACCAAAAGTCCATAAGCCGGGAGTTCCTCTTCGGCCCGTGGTATCTGATATTGGTGGCCCCACGTGTGAATTGGCTAGATTCTTGGCATCCACCTTGTCCCCTCTCGGAAGATGTCGGTATAACGTGAGTAATTCCCTGGAGGTTTCACGGATGGTCACAGGGAGAATCCTCCCGGAGGGGCATATCTTGGCTAGTCTAGATGTTGTCTCTCTGTTTACTAACGTACCGATCGGGATGCTTCGTGTGGAAGTTGAGAGGAGATACGTCGAGATTGAGGAGAGTACCACGCTAGAGAAAAGTGATGTCATGAAGATCCTGGACTTCTGTATAGATGCTGGTTATTTCGTCTTTGATGGAAGAATCTTCAGGCAATTGGATGGAGTAGCTATGGGCTCTCCCCTGGGACCCATTGCTGCTGATATCATTATGCAGAAAGTCTTGAATGACGTTCTTGAGATGTCTCCACTAAGGATTGACTTTGTCATCAAATACGTGGACGATTTACTCATTGCGGTGCATTCTGAAGACAAGCATCTCCTCACCGAGGCGTTTGGGAGCATCCATGACAGGATAAAGTTCACGATAGAGCTGGAACAAGAGGGAAAATTGCCATATTTAGATCTCAACATTCACAGAGATAGAGAAAACAAACTCAGTACTTCATGGTACACAAAACCCAGCTCATCTCAGAGATTACTCAATTACAATAGTAGACATCCTCGTTATACCATCGTTAACGTTGCCCGGAACCTTATTAGGAGATCCAGAATGCTCACCACCAATCCGCATGAGAATGCTGATAATCAAGTGGCGAATATCCTCCGCAAAAACGATTTCCCGGAGGGCGTGATTGAGAGATTGATGAGACAAAGGGGGCGACCGGATACTCGTGGTACTGTTGCGCTGGCTGACCAGATGGAGTTCGTTCACACTCTTACCTACATCAGGGGAGTCTCTGAGAAACTTCAGCGAAAGATCATGCGTGCCACAGGGATAAGGGTTGCATTCAAGCCCCCACGAAAAGTCGCAGAATTCTTCTCCCACGTAAAGGAGCCGGTTCCAATGGACAGGAGGTGCGATGTGGTGTACAGTATTCCTTGTAAGGATTGCCAGAAACGGTACATTGGGACTACGTCCCAGATGTTGAAAAATCGGCTCAGTGGACACAAAAGTGATGTGGGTCCTCCCATGAGAAACTCCAGGGTATCCTCACTGTGCATCCATGTGGCTGCTACTGGACATGAATTTGACCTAAAAGCAACAAAGATCATTGATCAACACAGGAATCACAGGAAAAGATTGATTTTGGAGGCAGCTCACATCAAGAAGAATCTCTCCCGGATTGTAAACAGACGTGAGGAATGCGCGGATATAAACATTGCTTATGCAGCATTGCTGCATGAAACATGA